In Prinia subflava isolate CZ2003 ecotype Zambia chromosome 1, Cam_Psub_1.2, whole genome shotgun sequence, the DNA window ACTCCAAAGGGTGCTCGTTCCTTGTCGTCCTTCCTAACACGTCTGCTCATGCTGGCGGTGCTGCCCACCAGCTAAGGTGTCACCCCTGCTCGTTTCACAAAATAAATAGAGGGGCTCCCTTTGCTGGGTCTTGTCACATAAATCTCTGTAGCTGTGTGATTTTGAAGGCCCTGCAGCGCATGTTCCTATAAATCCAAGGAAGGTGAGAAAGCAGCACGTGTGTGTTACAGGGCCTGAAGGAAAGCTGGGGTAAAAACATGCAGGTAATTGTGCTGTGGTAGGAAAACAACAACCACTGTGAGCTGAGAAGGAGAATAAAAAGCTGCCTTAGCACCACTGGCCATCCCTCTCAAGTGCTCTGAGGCTGAACTGGTGACAGGGCACTTAGTGGTGTTCACTGGTGGTGCTGATCCCCTGTGCTTTTAGGACACCACACCCGATGAGCTGCTGGCTGCCGTGATGACAGCTGTCCTTCAGGATGTCAACCTCCGTCCTGAGGTCCTGGGAGACATCTGTGTGGGTGAGTGACAGCCTCTGCCTGGAGAAACTCCTGGTGTGGACAGCTGTGTGGGacaggctcctcctgccctgtgggatgttacatccccctggggaaatggtttcttctccctcagggacccctggaactcctgtcatgtagtctgacccttccttccccttctgaccccattggctgtgtgccagctagcccctccctcagagaccctaagataaagggtcccctgtcccccgggagctctctctctcccgggacatcaacctggaataaaggacttgcagctaaaagggtaagagagcctcttttgaatccttgtcctgtctttcttgatataatcctattaggcctgagaagggctgagctagctgagacccttggaggGATACAGGATTGTATCAGTGGGATACAAGTCTCATGGGGCTGGAAGGGGTTGCTGTGTAGCATTTAGGTTTTCATGCCTGTCCTGTTGATGGTGGGGCTCTCATCTGGTGCTGGGCAGTACCGAGCTGTGGTGATGGGAACATCCCTTCAATGCCATGAGGGAATGCAGCCAATTGACTGGAATTGTGTCTTTGCACTCAGGGAatgtgctgcagcctggagctggcGCCTTGATTGCAAGAGTTGCACAGTTTCTAAGGTAAGCCCTAAGCAAGACTGAggttcttcctctcctccttggGCCATGGAGTAGTGCAGGGTCAGAGATTGCAGTGAGGCTCATGAACTCCCAGGAATTACAGCAAATCACCTTTTACCTACAAACTGGACTTTGATCGAGCTCTCAGAGAGTGCTGATGGCAGAGACAGGGAGGCAGGTGAAGCTGTTTACTCTGTTTGTGCTGCCTGTGTTGGGCCTCTGAAAGGCACATGATGTTTTGTgggctcccagctgctctgcctgtgaggctgcacctctctctgctgtgtctgGTTCCAAAACCATGGATGGGCTCAGATCTTTCTGTCATTGCCCAGTGCTGTCAGTGGCTCATACTGAGCTGGATCCCAGATTCCAGATATTTTTGCTGGATCCCagtttccaaatatttcagtcaGTTTCTGTGGCCATTGTTTACTTCTGTCAATCACTGCACAGGTACCATTTTAGAGAggtgcagtcacagcctgctgtAGTTATGAATATTACAGAGCTTTTTCTGTCCTGGGTCAGAGCTCAGGATCTCCAGGGGAGGGCCTTGCTTACAGAGCATCTTCTGAACACAGATCCATGGGGAAACAGCTCTTAGAGTCACCTGTAAATGAAGTGATGAGATTATCTTTGAACTTTGCTTTCCCTTGGTGCAGGACCAAATAGATCAAGAAATGGCTAAAGGGAAGGTGCCTAGAACTTGAGGGTTAAAGTTTAATCAAGTGGATTAATGCACTCTTTAGAGCCCTGGGTTGTTGTTGATTTTTATCACTGAGTCTTTGCCAACGCTGTCTTGTTTTCCAGTGGTATTCCAGAGACGGTGCCGTGCTCCAGTGTGAACCGGCAGTGCTCCTCTGGGCTACAGGCCATTATCAACATAGCTGGTAGGTGTTGTGGGCACTGGCATCAGAGTCAACGCCTGTCCCACCACAAGGGCTCATTCCTCCTGTCCTCCAGTCTTCTCTGAGCAGCAAAACAGTGATAATGTCTTGTGCTGTAGGGAATTTTCAGTGTGGTGTTAGCGAAATACTTTTACATCCTTGAGTGGCCGAGTTTATCCCTAGAGAAGTAACTTGATTTTCTGGGGATAAGTTCCACCATCACCTTCATACCAGGCAGCTTCCAGAAGGGTCCCTGCAGttctctgtgtccccatgtTAGTCCTCAGCCCCATCAGCTCCTTGGCCTGGCTCTCActgtggcaggcaggagggtgAAGAAATGCACATTTGGCTGTAGTGGGTGCTCAGGTGtctggaagctgcagctgggctggaaatGCTTTTGCTCCTGATGACAGTAAGAATATTTATGCACTGCTGTTACAGGTGGCATCCGAAATGGATCGTATGACATTGGCTTGGCCTGTGGGTAAGGAAGTATTTTCATAGTGCTTGCTTAGGCTTCCTGAAGGTAACACTCTGTGCAATAGCCTGCCATAATGAGCTTTTTAGCTAATCTCCAGTTAACTAGCCTCTTGAAAGACTAGCAGCTCTCTTGGATGAAGAAATTAATATCCTACGTGTGCTAATGAGTGTTCTGCAGACTTACAGGGTCTGTTCTGTGCTGAACAGATGAGCTATTTTGTGCTTCCTAACTTCACCAGCAATGTTTATTTTTGGAGGATTATGTAAACATTAGGTTGGTTTTGGGGAAATACTAGTGACCACATACACATTGACTTCagaagaagtggaaaaaaaaaaccctattcaGTAATCCTGAGGGTAAAATACtgggtttctctttttttatagCTTGATGACTCTAATCTTTCATTAATTCTTCCTGCACACAGTAATGTCCCCCAGGATGTTGTGCTTAAAGGGACTCTAAGCATTTACACCCCTGGGTGTGCCAGACACTGGGTTTTGTTGTGGGAAGCTGTGTggcctctgccctgcagggacctCCATGGACACATACAATCCATGAGTTACAAACAGCTTTTGGGAGCTGGGTTTATCCAAAGTCTTACTCTTCCACAGAGTGGAGAAACCCTGGATGAAAACATAAAAGACAGTAGCTGGGGTTTCTCTTACTTAAAACTCCATCCTATGCCTTCCTTCAGGAGCAGATGTAGCTGAAGTCAATGATGGAGTGTCCCATCTTAGAGCCAATTTAAATTGCTGACAGCACTTAGTACAAGCTGCCTTACTTTCTGCTTGcctttcattttccaggagTAGTTTCTTTGTTATTTATCCTTCATGAAGACATTTGTGTGGTGCAGAGTAGAATTCAAACCCTCTTCCCATTGTAGGCTTCATAATCTAGACTGACCTTACAAAAGCTCACAAATCTTAAGTGATGACTTTGTGTTTCTGCAGTAAATTGGAATATCTTCAATGTGTTAATTCATCTGTGGGTTAAAGATTGCACCCTGTGGGATCCCTGTCTGAAATTCTTTGTGTTGCGAAACACAAATGGTGCAACTCACTGAAATCCCTCTGCCATGGTTTGCTCAATACTTCTCCTTTTCTACTGCCAACCTGTTCTTAAGATCTGAGTGATATTTTTGTGTCTGTTGACAATCTCACTGAGAACTCCAGCCCTTGAACCTCATCATGTTTAAGGATGAATGTGCCAGAATCGTAGCAATTCCTTCCTAGCTGTGGAAACACAAGAAATTAACTGCTGACATTGGTATCCTGTTTTAGTGAAGCAAGAACCAATTGAATCTCAcaatctgttttcatttcatgaTAATTCTTAAATTGGTGATTAAAGAGCTTCTGCCTCAGCCAGTTCCTAATTAGCAGCTGCGTTTTTGTGGGATAATAGGAAAGCATGTTGTCAGGATACTGAGTTTTGATCACTCTTAATGGAGCTATTCAAATGTTTCTTGTGTTTAGCGTGGAAACCATGTCCCTCAGAAGTGCAAATAACCCTGGTGATATCAGTTCCAACATGATGGATAACCCCAAAGCTCGAGATTGCCTTATTCCTATGGGGTAAgtctttccctttcccacagTTTAAGGGTTTTGTAGATGCTCTGTCTCCTCAGTGACCATAGTTACAAATCAGCCTGAATGTGGTGAGTTTGAAGCTGTGTGTGTTGGCATCCTTGGTTGTGGTGGAAGATTAATGATGTGAAATGAGGGGAAATCACCAACTCTGTCAAAGATTTTCTTGTCTTAAGATCAATGGCTTGTTGAGCCAGGAGAACAGATTTGAACCTTTTTCTTGTTCTAGATTTGATTCAGGATTAGCCTCTGCCAGCAGTTCTGAGTTGAGAAGGCTTTCAGACTAAAGCCATTGCTTGTACCTGGTCTGATCTTAGTAGAAGCCAACTGCAGCTCCATTAGATGTATCCGTGGATTAACTCTgtgatgtttttttccccagaataaCCTCAGAAAATGTTGCAGAGAAGTTTGGGGTTTCCCGGAAGAAGCAAGATGCCTTTGCCTTGGCTTCCCAACAAaagtaaatgctttttttttttgttagtctTTATGGGGGTTTTAACCTTTTAGTTAAGAAACAAGTACAGCTAGAAAACACACTTCTACTTCTGGTGAAATGTTGTCTTTCAGTCCTTAAGAGTAAGCAAAGAAGCTTGAGAGGGtcaaaattcagtttctgtGCAGGGTTGTGTGTGATGAGGGAACTGAGTCCAGAGCTGTACTGGCACTGTGTGGCTGACCTTACTCAAGTATCACTGGGCACATAGACCCTGAACAGTGAGTGCCCTGCTTGTTTCAGCATCCAaaggtccctgccatggcagtgggggtggaactggatgatcttcaaggtgccttccaacccaaaccattctgtgtttgTGTGATAGCACCTCAGGGAGGTTTCTGGAACGAGTGTGTGGTGAGGTATTTCCATAGTGGCTTTGGCTCAGGATCACTGGAACCTGCACGTGGGagtggcagcagaaggagccttTCCCAGGAGGGAAGAGTTGAGTGTGGCTGTTTGGAGAGAACTGCTGAGCTTGTGAGAAGAGTGGCTTGTCCTTGCTGCAGGTGTTTGGCTCTGAGTGAGCCCAGTCCTATCTGATAACTCCTCTTGGGTTAAATCACTGCCAAAGTCAACTGACCCCGGAATCTGTGGGGCTAcactggcagagcagtggcagtttCTGCCATCAAAGGGTTAAACTTGCTTTCTGAGCTCTGTTTAAGCATCAGCCTGGCCCAGTTATTTATCTAACACAGGAAGCCACTGCACAGGGTAGTTAACCTTTAAATTCCggccctgctgctcagggaactTGGCATGCCAGCCTTTCTCACTGCCATGGAACTGATAACCAAAAGGGTATGTGAATGTGATCCTCAGGCTCACATGAGGCGAGGGGTGACTTTCTGGCCTTGGTCTCAGGATATCTGTGGAGTTACTGACCTGTCCTACAGCACTTTGCTCCAATTCTAGCTTACCTGTGAGCattgaatattttcatttcatttcaaagtgATGAAGGGGTAAAACAAGCTTTTAGTCTCCAATTTGTATTCTCTGTGAAGGATTTACCTCTGGAAGATAAATCTAAACAAGCTCTGCTTTGAAGGCATTTCAAATATCTTGTTGATAGGAAAGGTCAAATCTACATGGCTTGGGGTAATTTAGGTTTAGTTAGTTGTATTCTGCCTGGTCATGACAGTTGTTGACTGCAGCTACTTCAAGGTTTATTTACTCTCTTACAGTTGTGATGAACAATTACccctgaaaaaataaaacaccatcTTGGGGGCTGGTGGTGGTcagccaggcacagaggtgttGATGGGATCAGAATGGGGATCTTGCTCTGGAATGAGTGATCCTGTGACCCAGATTTGGGGACAGTGCCCATAATGTTGATGTGGAGGTAAAAAAAATTTGTCTTCCCATGAACAGAAATAAGAATTTGCCTGTTGTCTTGACCACCACTCAGTGACGATGTACCAAATCCCACCTTAGTTCATTCTCTGTCTAACTGGTTTCCTTCACTTTAGTTCTCCTGCAGTTCaactccaaaatattttaatctttcatactcttttttttaaccagagCAGCCAAAGCTCAGCAGATGGGACTGTTTAAAACCGAGATTGTTCCAGTGAAGACCACTGTTGCAGATGACGAGGGCAACAAAAAAACAATCACTGTGCAGCAAGATGAAGGCATCAGGCCCTCCACTACACTGGAAGGCTTGGCAAAGCTGAAACCTGCCTTCAAAGAGGATGGGAGCACTACAGCAGGTCAGCTCAGCTGTTCCATTTGTGCTGTCCCTCTGGTTTCCCTGCATTTACTAGAACAAAAAGCATCTTAATAGGTCTCTTCCAACAGGGAATGCCAGCCAGGTGAGCgatggagcagctgctgttctCCTGGCAAAGCGCTCCAAGGCAGCGCAGCTGGGGCTGCCGGTGCTGGGCGTGCTCAGGTCCTTTGCTGTGGTGGGGGTCCCGCCCGATGTGATGGGCATCGGGCCGGCCTACGCCATCCCTGTGGCTGTGGAGAAGGCAGGTGAGAACCTCCTGGcacccaggcactgctgggcacaggcacaTCACACTCCTTGCACTGAGATTTAAGGTTGTGTTATTCAAGcgtgtgcagctgctggctgcaggagcagtgaagTTAAATCTGAAACCTTCAAAGAGGTCCTGCCTCAGATTGttgcaacatttttttctgaattcatTGTCATTCACTCATCTTTGAGAAGCTCGGGAGTAAATTCCTGCACAGGTTCAACAACAGTTGACACGTGGCATTTGATTTAATGTTCACTAAAtgctgttttcccttcttcatTTTGACCAGTGTGTAGGGGGTGGGGCTGTGTTTGGTTTctgatggttttttttctctttacaatTTTGTCATCTTACTTAGGTTTTTTACTACACTCATTGGGTTAAACAGCTTTGGTATCTGATGAGCTGATTTAGCCTGGGCTGGCTACAGTCACATGCCCACCTGTAGCTTTATCTTTCACTCTCCAAACACCCTTCAATCCTTAATCCCTCTGCAGAGAAATCACGCTTAATCTGAGGAAACTTGGCAGACTCAGTGACACAGTGCCATGAACTGTGATGTTTTACAGTCTTTAGACACTGCTGTACAGAAACTTGTTCAAGTTCAcatggagctgagattcctctttTTGAGATGGAGTAGAACTGGAATTCATGGAGGGAGGCTGTCAGGAAATTACTGTCTTTGATTTAGTCATGAGGCAAAAATATCTCCTTTTAACTCCTGACTTTTCTGGCCCATAGGTCTGACTCTGAATGACATTGATATATATGAAATTAATGAAGCCTTTGCAAGCCAGGTGAGTGAGCATCATGTTTGTGTTGCTGCATTGCTTGGCAACTGAGTGTATTGCAGCTTGGTCTCCAGGTTAAGATTTTTAACTTGTTCCACATACTACATCTTCAGCCAAATGTTAATAACATGTGCAGGCtattttccttcaaataaaaatgagcAGGGCATTGCTTATTCAGCttaatagaaaacaaaaagtccACTAAGTAAGAATTGGCTATTGTACTCTCACACCAACTTGCAACATCTGTTTCACCAGGGCTATGATTTATTGTCAGGTTGTGTGTCTGAATGTGTGTGGGCTCAGTTTGAGATGAAGTGGACAGTTTTGGCTCAATTCCCTGTGCCTTGCAGCAGTTTCAGTGCTCTCCCCTGAGAACGATGGTCTGTGTGGAGTCAGGCCTCTGACCTGGATTAGGAGGAGAGCTGAGAACTAAGGAACACAGAGCATCTTCATGAACTCATTCCCTGTGTCTTTCCAGGCTGTGTACTGTGTTGAAAAGCTGGGCATTCCCATGGAGAAGGTGAACCCCCTGGGAGGAGCCATAGCCCTGGGACACCCCCTGGGCTGCACTGGTGCTCGGCAGGTCGTCACTCTGCTCAACGAACTGAAGCGCAGAGGGAAGAGGTGAGTGCTGACCATCAGTCCTGGCCCCAcacctgctgcctgtgcagctcccacagctcaggGGTAACCAGTTTGGGTTAGGCTTTCTCTATCCCTTGGATGAGGTGACTGTCCCCTTGTGGTTGAGCTTTCTCCATCCCTTGGATGCGGTAGCTGTCCCCTTGTGGTTGAGCTTTCTCCATCCCATGGATGCAGTAACTGTCCCCTTGCAGTTAAGCTTTCTCCATCCCATGCATGGCTTTGAACCTGAATTCCCTGGGGCTCTCCTAGCGACACAGGAGAGCGGTAGACAGCTCAAATTTATTGTGttctctattttttcccctggatgATGTAAACCtgagctgtattttttctctttccttaaCTCCACGTGTTCTTTATTTCAGAGCGTACGGAGTTGTGTCCATGTGCATTGGGACTGGCATGGGCGCCGCGGCCGTGTTCGAGTACCCGGGGAAGTGAGCTCCAGTGCTGACAGAACACCTCAGCTCACTCTCTGCCTTCCCTAGGCAGAGCAAGTGATTCCCACTGAAATCAAGTGGCTTCTGGGATTTCTTACTAGAGCTACAAATTTTAGCAGAAATTGTGAAGTAGAATTAATGGTGCAACTATGTGAAGAAGGTGAGGAAAAGCCAAACTGGCGCATGGCTTCCTGACATGAGAAATTAGCTCAGCTGAAATTCAACTACTGGCCCTTGTGTGGTGAttatgaattaatatttttaatttaattgatCTCTATTCTGTGAATATTACCAGAGGGAAATAGTTCATGGGACAGTATTTTTGTATGACAAATTGGCAGAAAGAGTCACTCAAAATGCAGACACCAGTCCACAGGAGAAGACTTTTCCAGCATTTCCTTAAAAGGTTTCACCATTTTGTAAGGAGTTTAAAAGAGCTTGTTTTGAAGCAAAGACTTGACATTCTTGCCTTTAGAACTGTGTCTGTCCTAGCCCAGTCAGAAGTTGTCTGTGTCTTAAAGACACTGGAGGAAGGGCTGTCGCTCACTGCTGGTGGAGCTGCTCTGAAACCTCCAGTGGGGGAAAGTGGAAGGACTGGGACATAATTTCCACAGGAAATGCCTGAATGGAAAGGTTCTGTTGAAGTGCTAGAAGCCAGGATTTGGATGTGGCCATTCCTTCTTTTACATGTCTGAGTATCAGTTTGTGTGACTCCAAGCACAGTCTTCTGCTTAATCGTATTTACTTACCTAACATAAAGCAAATTGCAGCATTACATTTACTGCAAGCACTACATGAGCATCAGTGACAGCTCAGTCCTTCAGTGCTAATACAAACATGTTCCATCTTGTCTTTTGTCATCCCTTATTTCTTCTCTTGTCTGAACAGGAAGATAACTGAAACTCAgcttgaaaaagaaatgtacTCATTGCTGCTTTAAATTTGTAACAAACTGATTTTTC includes these proteins:
- the ACAA1 gene encoding 3-ketoacyl-CoA thiolase, peroxisomal, producing the protein MQTRRRSREKMAAAARRAQLVLGHLAGAAPGPGAAPRAVPCAGGPPRASSPDDVVVVHGRRTAIGRARRGGFKDTTPDELLAAVMTAVLQDVNLRPEVLGDICVGNVLQPGAGALIARVAQFLSGIPETVPCSSVNRQCSSGLQAIINIAGGIRNGSYDIGLACGVETMSLRSANNPGDISSNMMDNPKARDCLIPMGITSENVAEKFGVSRKKQDAFALASQQKAAKAQQMGLFKTEIVPVKTTVADDEGNKKTITVQQDEGIRPSTTLEGLAKLKPAFKEDGSTTAGNASQVSDGAAAVLLAKRSKAAQLGLPVLGVLRSFAVVGVPPDVMGIGPAYAIPVAVEKAGLTLNDIDIYEINEAFASQAVYCVEKLGIPMEKVNPLGGAIALGHPLGCTGARQVVTLLNELKRRGKRAYGVVSMCIGTGMGAAAVFEYPGK